The following is a genomic window from Chryseobacterium sp. StRB126.
TAGTCTGAACATAAATTTCCTTAGATTTTGGGTTGAAACCATAGTAGTCAGTTACCTCCCAATTTCCTTTAGTAATCTGTTTCTTAAGTTTTCCATCTTTATCATACCAGTATAAATGACGGTTTCCATCTCTTTCAGAAGCCCAAAGGAAAGAATCATCATCAAGGAATTCAATGGTTGGACTGTCTGTTTCAATCCACTTATCATCAGTTTCTGTAAATAATTTCTGTACTGCTCCTGTTTTAGTATTTACCTTTAAAACATCGGAAGCATTTTGAATTCTCTCCGAAGTAATCAAAACCATTTCGTCTGCTTTCGCAGTCGGGAAAACATTCTGGATATAATAGTTTTTAAAAGAACTTAAGTTCAATGGTATTACTTTTTCCGTATCAAGACGGTATAACTGTGCAGAAACTACAGAGTTTTTTTCTCCTGCTTTAGGATATTTGTAGCGCATTTCTGCTGGATAAAGATTCTTTCCATAAATTGGAATATAAATCTCCGGAACCTGGCTTTCGTCAGATTTTACAAATACAAGAGCATCGGAATTCTTCGTCCATTCATATTGTTTTGCATGTCCAAATTCTTCCTCATAAACCCAGTCTGCCAAACCGTTAAGAATAGCATTTTTCTTACCATCAGTAGTAATTTGAGTAATTTTTCCTGATGATAAATCCTGGTAATATAAATTGTTATCAGCAATAAAAGCTACTTTTGTGGCATCAGGTGAAAAAGCAGGCTCCTGAACAGGTTTTCCGTCATTTAAACTGATTACTTTCCCTGATTTTAAATCTTTTACCTCAAATTTTCCAAGGAAAGAACGCCTATAGATAGGCTGGCTTTCTTTCAGTAAAAGAATTTTAGACTCATCATCAGAAAATACATAGCTTTTAAAACTTCCATCTACAATATTTCCTTCTTTTTGAGAGGTTTTGTAAGAGTACTTTGCAATTCCTGAAGGCTCGATAACAAGATAGTTTTCCCCGTTTTTCATAGAAGTAATCCCGGCAATACCTTTACCGCGGTAGTATCCTGAGTATATTTTGTCTAAAGTGATTTCTTGTGCTGACACATTATGAAATGCCGCTGCTATAGTAAGAGTTAAGAGTAGTTTTTTCATTTCTAATTTTAATGCTTCCAAATTTAATGAATCTTACTTATATAACCATATAAAACAAAAATCAGGACGAAGTGTCCTGATTTGCATGGAATTTCTTCCAGTCCTCCAATCCACCAGATTCTAAGTTTACATGCTTGCCTGTCTACAGATCTTCTCATTCCCGGTAAAACACCTCCTTATACTTCTTTTAATTGTACTCTTGAAATTTTTTTAAATTTTTCATGGTAAATATTTTTGATTGAACATTTAAGGACGTTAAAAAAACATCTGATGTGAAATTTTCAAAAAAAGGCAATTTGGCAAAAGAATTGAATGTATATAACTACCAATCAAATCAAAAAGAATAATTATGGAAACGAATGCATACAACCAGAAACTGAACCGTTATGTATTAAACGACCGAATTGTTTATACAGGTTTTTCCAGCTTTGATGACGCTCAGCAATGCGCCGGCAAAAAAGGTGGAATATTAGTGGAAGTGGGGTTTAAAGACGGAAACGATAACCCAGAAATTACAGATGAAGCCGGTTTGATAGAGAAAAAACTTCATTACTATGTGTATGCAGGCGATGAGTATAAATTTATCCATTCATCTGATCCCGGATTTAGAAAATATGCAGACGAACTGCAGAAAATTAAAGCAAATAATGATAAAACAAGTCCGGATGAAAGGTATTTTGCCAATTTTGAGATCGAAAATACAGAAGACCCGATTATTGTGCTCAAAAATGATCATTTTCAATCGGTAACATCAAGAGAACGTTCAAAATATTTGAAACACGCCAGAGTTTATGAACTAGGGGTATCCCTGCCAAAATATTAAAAATTCTTATCATGAGCAAAACCAAATATTCCGATAAAGCTCAGGACAAAGTAGGAAAAGTAATGCACGAATTCAAGGAAGGAAAACTGAAGTCTTCTTCCGGGAAAAAAGTGACAGACAGAAAACAAGCCATAGCTATTGGTATTTCTGAAGCAAGAGAAGAAGGCCTGAAAGTGCCGCCGAAAAAGAAAAGTAAATAATTTTAATACAAAATACCCGGACAACTTCCGGGCATTTTTATAAGGTAAAGTGAATAACGACTAGCTATTGGTTTGATTATAAAGTATTCTGTAATATTCATCCGCCATTCTATCGCTGTTGAACTGATCTTTTACATCGTTCATCGCATTGTGCTGGATTTTTCTCCATTGGTCCGGATGATCATAATACATTGGC
Proteins encoded in this region:
- a CDS encoding S9 family peptidase, yielding MKKLLLTLTIAAAFHNVSAQEITLDKIYSGYYRGKGIAGITSMKNGENYLVIEPSGIAKYSYKTSQKEGNIVDGSFKSYVFSDDESKILLLKESQPIYRRSFLGKFEVKDLKSGKVISLNDGKPVQEPAFSPDATKVAFIADNNLYYQDLSSGKITQITTDGKKNAILNGLADWVYEEEFGHAKQYEWTKNSDALVFVKSDESQVPEIYIPIYGKNLYPAEMRYKYPKAGEKNSVVSAQLYRLDTEKVIPLNLSSFKNYYIQNVFPTAKADEMVLITSERIQNASDVLKVNTKTGAVQKLFTETDDKWIETDSPTIEFLDDDSFLWASERDGNRHLYWYDKDGKLKKQITKGNWEVTDYYGFNPKSKEIYVQTTEKGSINKVVSKVNIENGKSQLISNAEGNNAANFSKNYSYFIETSSTAAKPHTYVLKDGNGKTVKELQNNNDQLQKLKADNFVEKEFITIPNAVGDQMNAWVMKPKNFDPNKKYPLFMFQYSGPGSQQVANSWDNGNAMWFNHLVQKGYIVACVDGRGTGYKGAKYKKVTYMNLGKYEIEDQITAAKWFGNQSYIDKSRIGMFGWSFGGYMTSLAMTKGADVFKMGIAVAPVTNWRYYDSVYTERFMRTPQENPDGYDKNSPTEYAKLLKGKFLLIHGTADDNVHFQNSMEFSEALIQNKKQFDFMAYPDKNHGINGGQTRPQLYQKMTDFILENL
- a CDS encoding DUF6496 domain-containing protein, with product MSKTKYSDKAQDKVGKVMHEFKEGKLKSSSGKKVTDRKQAIAIGISEAREEGLKVPPKKKSK